In Castanea sativa cultivar Marrone di Chiusa Pesio chromosome 6, ASM4071231v1, a single window of DNA contains:
- the LOC142638394 gene encoding glyoxylate/hydroxypyruvate reductase HPR3-like: MASDQATTPPPPPLPEIQSHDLSQVIVLHPPPVFNYFKDLFSKKFHLLKAWESPLPLHEFLTNHAHSAQAMLCSGTGPSISADIIRLLPSLRLVATTSAGLNHIDLTECRNRGISIANAGEAFSEDVADLAVGLLIDVFRKVSASDRYVRHGLWATKGDYPLGSKLGGKRIGIVGLGSIGFQVAKRLEAFGCNISYNSRKRKDFVSYPFYTNVCELAANSDVLIICCGLTEQTRHMINREVLLALGKEGVIVNIGRGAIIHEKELVQCLVQGEIGGAGLDVFENEPDVPKELFELDNVVLAPHMAVFTTESFKDLCDLMIGNLEAFFSKKPLLSPVMNE, translated from the exons ATGGCTTCAGATCAGGCTACAActccaccgccaccaccactaCCAGAAATCCAATCCCATGACCTCTCTCAAGTCATAGTTCTGCACCCTCCACCTGTTTTCAACTATTTCAAGGACCTTTTCTCCAAAAAATTCCACCTCCTAAAAGCTTGGGAGTCACCACTTCCTCTACACGAATTCTTGACCAACCATGCACACTCAGCTCAGGCCATGCTATGCTCTGGCACTGGACCTTCCATCTCCGCCGACATTATACGGCTTCTCCCATCGCTCAGGCTCGTCGCCACCACCAGTGCCGGCCTCAACCACATCGACCTCACCGAGTGCCGGAACCGTGGAATCTCTATAGCCAATGCTGGAGAAGCGTTTTCTGAGGATGTTGCGGACTTAGCTGTGGGCCTTTTGATCGATGTGTTCAGAAAGGTCTCGGCTTCTGATCGGTATGTCAGGCATGGGCTTTGGGCTACTAAGGGAGATTACCCACTTGGGTCTAAG TTAGGAGGTAAGCGAATTGGGATTGTTGGATTGGGAAGCATTGGCTTTCAAGTGGCAAAAAGGCTTGAGGCCTTTGGTTGCAACATCTCATATAACTCGAGGAAGAGGAAGGACTTTGTGTCATACCCTTTCTATACAAATGTATGTGAACTAGCGGCTAATAGTGATGTCCTTATTATATGTTGTGGATTGACTGAGCAAACCAGGCACATGATTAATAGGGAAGTTTTATTGGCATTGGGGAAGGAAGGAGTCATTGTCAATATTGGTCGTGGAGCTATTATTCATGAGAAGGAATTGGTGCAGTGTTTGGTACAAGGAGAGATTGGAGGTGCTGGCTTGGACGTGTTTGAGAATGAGCCTGATGTTCCTAAAGAGCTCTTTGAATTGGATAATGTTGTGTTGGCACCGCACATGGCTGTCTTTACAACAGAATCTTTTAAGGATTTGTGTGATTTAATGATTGGGAATTTGGAAGCTTTCTTTTCAAAGAAACCATTGCTTTCTCCAGTCATGAATGAATGA